A region of Longimicrobiales bacterium DNA encodes the following proteins:
- a CDS encoding class I SAM-dependent methyltransferase has product MIDRGSPPGKADIDSQSRASRQEAVVRDPQITAGDACLGCGGTDLRRVRRYRTNTSYGPAVFGDAWLYHCAQCGLAQAWPRPDAGALADYYESDYRSGLVYGTDVSNAVSFPKDNLFYYNRGMSIAELVAPHVRTERPEILDIGTGFGHVLHAFGERFPESRRIAIEFNDYAVDHLRALGVEVLTEPVEHALPRLERQFDVIVLSHVLEHLLEPRAVLALLYDRLAPGGVLYIEVPNIPTESLTEYPDHMWAPRCDEPHMTFFTTEALSRLLQSAGLDLISCDTAGPRYRNISALRFRMPPLRYVLQRMLPHKLFLYLRQLRITRPLRVSDREEEFYQYGGFRLWIRSVTRRPED; this is encoded by the coding sequence ATGATTGACAGGGGATCGCCTCCGGGCAAAGCAGACATCGACTCGCAGTCCCGCGCGTCCAGGCAGGAAGCGGTCGTTCGCGATCCACAGATCACAGCGGGCGATGCCTGCCTCGGTTGTGGCGGCACGGACCTGCGGCGCGTGCGGCGTTACAGGACCAACACCAGCTACGGACCTGCAGTCTTTGGTGATGCATGGCTGTATCACTGCGCACAGTGCGGCCTGGCGCAGGCCTGGCCGCGTCCGGACGCCGGAGCCCTGGCTGACTATTACGAGAGCGATTACCGCAGCGGACTCGTCTACGGCACCGATGTCAGCAATGCGGTGAGTTTTCCGAAAGACAACCTGTTCTACTACAATCGCGGAATGTCGATCGCCGAGCTGGTCGCGCCTCATGTGCGGACCGAACGTCCGGAGATTCTGGACATCGGAACAGGGTTCGGTCACGTTCTGCACGCGTTCGGCGAGCGATTCCCGGAGTCACGCCGAATCGCCATCGAGTTCAACGATTACGCAGTCGATCACCTCAGGGCGCTTGGTGTGGAAGTGCTGACGGAACCCGTCGAACACGCACTGCCGCGGCTGGAGCGACAGTTCGACGTGATCGTACTGTCCCACGTTCTGGAACACCTGCTGGAGCCGCGCGCCGTCCTCGCGCTCCTGTACGACCGCCTCGCCCCTGGAGGCGTGCTCTATATCGAGGTGCCCAATATTCCAACAGAGTCGTTGACAGAATATCCTGACCACATGTGGGCGCCGCGGTGCGACGAGCCGCACATGACCTTCTTTACAACAGAGGCACTGTCGCGCCTGTTGCAATCAGCAGGGCTCGACCTGATCTCCTGCGATACCGCCGGACCTCGGTACCGCAATATCTCAGCGCTGCGATTCCGAATGCCGCCGCTGCGGTACGTGCTGCAGCGCATGCTGCCGCACAAGCTCTTCCTTTACCTGCGACAACTCCGCATAACGCGCCCCCTGCGGGTGAGCGACCGCGAGGAAGAGTTCTATCAGTACGGCGGATTCCGGCTGTGGATCCGCAGCGTTACTCGACGACCGGAGGACTGA
- a CDS encoding glycosyltransferase, protein MSATLSVCVIQFTSDAHLVRCLDALTVQSAVTEVLVPHDDTLGSLAALRDRFPRCRFVSLHGRQTPAALRTAATHAAGGEIIAFLEDHCVPAPDWADQLLEVHRAPHAAVGGAVDKGFPPGRDDDSALNWAVYFTDYSRYMNPQPGGPSHSLTDCNVSYKRADLEAVRDSWNLEFHENIVNEALAARGATLWLAPEVVVLEQRTLTLGGALRDRYAFGRLFASTRVSGAPLRSRLTFTAGSMIMPPILVARVVRNLFARRRHRAQLLRALPALLLVTSTWMLGEFVGYVTGAPAARLRPVAALDPS, encoded by the coding sequence ATGTCCGCCACACTCTCTGTCTGCGTGATCCAGTTCACGAGCGATGCGCATCTGGTTCGCTGCCTCGACGCCCTGACCGTACAATCGGCCGTCACCGAAGTGCTGGTTCCACACGATGACACGCTCGGCAGCCTCGCCGCGCTGCGTGATCGTTTCCCGCGGTGCAGATTCGTATCGCTGCACGGGCGACAGACACCCGCTGCCCTGCGTACCGCAGCGACGCATGCTGCCGGCGGTGAGATCATCGCGTTTCTCGAGGATCATTGTGTGCCGGCTCCTGACTGGGCGGACCAGCTGCTCGAGGTCCATCGGGCACCCCACGCGGCGGTGGGCGGTGCGGTGGACAAGGGGTTTCCGCCTGGCCGGGACGACGATTCCGCATTGAACTGGGCAGTCTACTTCACGGACTACAGCCGCTACATGAATCCGCAACCGGGCGGGCCGTCACATTCGCTGACTGACTGCAATGTGTCGTACAAGCGAGCGGACCTGGAGGCGGTCCGCGATTCCTGGAACCTGGAGTTCCACGAGAACATCGTGAACGAAGCGCTCGCAGCACGCGGCGCAACCCTGTGGCTTGCGCCTGAGGTTGTCGTGCTCGAGCAGCGCACCCTCACGCTGGGCGGAGCGCTTCGCGATCGTTACGCGTTTGGACGGCTGTTTGCCAGTACACGCGTGAGCGGTGCGCCGCTCCGCAGTCGCCTGACCTTTACGGCGGGTTCCATGATCATGCCGCCGATCCTCGTCGCACGTGTGGTGCGAAACCTCTTTGCGCGGCGTCGCCATCGAGCGCAGCTCCTACGCGCGCTTCCAGCGTTGCTCCTCGTCACGAGCACGTGGATGCTGGGCGAATTCGTTGGCTACGTTACGGGCGCGCCTGCCGCCCGGCTGCGACCCGTCGCCGCACTGGACCCTTCGTAA
- a CDS encoding FkbM family methyltransferase encodes MTSGRKIADFLGCAWTLGDGAGSRAAILWRETKNLRARLKLARYHPNDLFELRTRFGTLHFRDNFGDITNLTNLLYRRIYTLPRQPADGAVLDVGGNIGMAAVWFRNMLPGRPIHCFEPLVENTRLIALNCPEAVVHPVAVGATAGELVLDVDEDAVMASSVPWMPVAEQRRVEMVCLDDHIRAHGIERIAVLKIDAEGMELDVLRGAVETLLRTDQVVLETHGMDRHAATISALTEAGFSIPQQEFGGTTGMVFGARERAAATVLRAG; translated from the coding sequence ATGACCTCCGGCCGCAAGATCGCTGACTTCCTCGGATGCGCCTGGACGCTGGGTGACGGCGCGGGTTCACGAGCCGCAATCCTCTGGCGTGAGACAAAGAACCTGCGAGCTCGCCTGAAGCTGGCGCGCTATCACCCGAACGACCTCTTCGAGCTGCGTACCCGCTTTGGCACGCTGCATTTCAGGGACAACTTCGGCGATATCACCAACCTGACGAATCTGCTGTACCGTCGGATATACACGCTGCCTCGGCAACCTGCCGACGGCGCAGTGCTCGATGTGGGCGGTAATATCGGTATGGCCGCCGTCTGGTTCCGCAACATGCTCCCCGGACGCCCCATCCACTGCTTCGAACCGCTCGTGGAGAATACGCGGCTGATCGCCTTGAACTGTCCGGAAGCGGTCGTTCATCCGGTGGCGGTTGGCGCCACCGCCGGGGAGCTGGTGCTCGACGTGGACGAAGACGCGGTGATGGCATCGAGCGTTCCGTGGATGCCCGTTGCCGAACAGCGCCGAGTCGAAATGGTCTGCCTGGACGATCACATTCGTGCGCACGGCATCGAGCGCATAGCTGTGTTGAAGATCGATGCGGAGGGGATGGAGCTCGACGTCCTGCGCGGCGCGGTAGAGACACTCCTGCGAACGGACCAGGTGGTGCTCGAGACGCATGGGATGGACAGGCACGCTGCCACGATCAGTGCGCTGACGGAAGCCGGCTTCAGCATACCGCAGCAGGAGTTCGGCGGAACGACCGGCATGGTGTTTGGCGCCCGCGAACGAGCGGCGGCCACGGTGCTTCGAGCAGGCTGA
- a CDS encoding NAD(P)-dependent oxidoreductase: protein MTQSQRGLARAGSAAQLPAYAGAPVLVLGASGFIGHRVVAMLAGHGASVTAAIRRETASEPLLHTGAERTVVCDAADPDAIRSLVGDSRPAITFNVAGYGVDRAENDECPANEINAMLPARLAACLATERLPPWSGLRLVHVGSALEYGRAGGDLRESTPPEPGTLYGRTKLAGTVSMGERARESGLPAVTARLFTVYGPGEHAGRLLPTLLDTVRTGEPVDLTAGMQRRDFVYVDDVAEGLLRLGLSDVQPGEVVNLAMGELTTVRSFVERAAHVLGIRPALLRFGLLETRPEEMNHEPVSIERLRVLTGWSPTIQIEDGVLRALTEVEQLNADV from the coding sequence ATGACTCAATCGCAGCGCGGCTTGGCTCGCGCTGGCAGCGCAGCGCAGCTCCCGGCTTACGCCGGTGCGCCCGTTCTGGTGCTCGGCGCGAGTGGCTTCATCGGCCATCGCGTCGTGGCAATGCTGGCCGGGCATGGCGCTTCCGTGACCGCGGCCATCCGGCGGGAGACGGCGAGCGAGCCTCTGCTCCACACGGGTGCAGAGCGCACGGTCGTTTGTGACGCGGCCGACCCGGACGCCATCCGGTCACTTGTCGGCGACAGCCGCCCGGCGATCACGTTCAATGTCGCAGGGTACGGAGTGGACCGGGCCGAAAATGACGAGTGCCCGGCGAACGAGATAAACGCCATGCTGCCGGCCAGGCTCGCCGCGTGTCTGGCCACCGAACGGCTCCCGCCTTGGAGTGGCCTGAGGCTGGTGCACGTGGGCTCGGCGCTGGAGTACGGGAGGGCCGGAGGTGATCTGCGGGAGAGCACCCCGCCCGAGCCCGGTACGCTGTACGGCCGCACCAAGCTCGCGGGTACGGTTTCCATGGGAGAGCGGGCCAGGGAGTCCGGTTTACCGGCGGTAACGGCGCGGTTGTTCACGGTATACGGTCCGGGGGAGCACGCAGGGCGGCTGCTGCCCACATTGCTGGATACCGTGCGGACGGGTGAGCCCGTGGATCTGACCGCCGGCATGCAGCGCCGGGATTTTGTCTACGTCGATGATGTCGCGGAAGGCCTGCTGCGACTGGGGCTGTCGGACGTGCAACCGGGCGAGGTCGTGAACCTTGCCATGGGAGAACTGACGACAGTGCGTTCGTTCGTGGAGAGGGCCGCCCACGTACTCGGGATCAGGCCCGCGCTGCTGCGTTTCGGGTTGCTCGAGACGCGGCCGGAAGAAATGAACCACGAGCCCGTCTCCATTGAGCGACTTCGTGTCCTGACCGGATGGTCCCCCACGATCCAGATCGAGGATGGTGTGTTGCGTGCCCTTACGGAGGTGGAACAGCTGAATGCAGACGTCTAG
- a CDS encoding dolichyl-phosphate beta-glucosyltransferase → MSRDEMEVEGAALRDAGVPAVEAAPVTTYAVDVVIPVLNEAHVLERSVDTVRAFLSENFAHRWRVVIVDNGSTDGTGEIAERLAARYSDVAYHHLAKRGRGSALRHAWTRSSADVVCYTDVDLSTELAALPKIVDAILVDGYDLATGSRLMRESRTRRSLKREAISRAYNLLLKAVLFTSFSDAQCGFKAVSRRIVERVVPEVKDTCWFFDTELLVLAEKWGYRIKDVPVIWIEDDDSRVKIVRTAWDDIKGVCRVRWRLWGEVMSPSGRRTAAALRREPRLAISGLGRVRDNS, encoded by the coding sequence ATGTCCAGGGACGAGATGGAAGTCGAGGGTGCCGCCCTTCGGGATGCCGGCGTCCCCGCTGTGGAGGCCGCACCGGTTACGACCTATGCGGTCGACGTGGTCATTCCGGTGCTCAACGAGGCGCACGTCCTGGAGCGCAGCGTCGACACGGTGCGCGCGTTCCTGAGTGAGAACTTCGCCCACCGCTGGCGGGTCGTGATCGTCGATAACGGCTCCACGGACGGAACCGGTGAGATCGCGGAGCGGCTGGCTGCGCGATACAGTGACGTCGCGTATCATCACCTGGCGAAGCGCGGGCGGGGCAGCGCACTGCGCCATGCATGGACGCGAAGCAGTGCGGATGTGGTATGCTATACGGACGTGGATCTCTCGACCGAGCTGGCGGCCCTGCCGAAGATCGTCGACGCCATTCTCGTTGATGGCTACGACCTGGCCACGGGGTCGCGGCTGATGCGGGAGTCGCGCACACGCCGTTCCCTGAAGCGCGAGGCGATCTCACGAGCGTACAACCTGCTGCTGAAGGCCGTGCTCTTCACGTCCTTCAGCGACGCGCAGTGCGGCTTTAAGGCGGTGAGCCGGCGCATCGTGGAGCGGGTGGTGCCGGAGGTGAAGGACACGTGCTGGTTTTTCGACACGGAGTTGCTGGTGCTGGCGGAGAAGTGGGGTTATCGCATCAAGGACGTGCCGGTCATCTGGATCGAGGATGACGACAGCCGCGTAAAAATCGTTCGTACTGCATGGGACGATATCAAGGGCGTATGTCGGGTCCGGTGGCGGCTGTGGGGTGAGGTGATGTCGCCGAGTGGGCGCCGCACCGCCGCAGCGCTCCGGCGGGAGCCACGTCTCGCGATCAGCGGACTCGGCCGCGTACGCGATAACAGCTGA
- a CDS encoding metal-dependent hydrolase, protein MPTPVGHGLAGLALHLGARDSAAGGRGWGLGLWLIALANLPDIDFLPGYFTGQPSAFHWSATHSVAAALIAGLAGGAFLRRWTGSFSRGFGLAFVAYGSHIVLDLLLGPGGPPAVGLQVFWPFSMERHMLPWNVFQMMPLPGDDGGPIRALFSRQAVPVIVREVLILGPICLAAWAVGRVRHGITTERDRTALPHASGRN, encoded by the coding sequence ATGCCCACACCCGTCGGACATGGACTGGCGGGCCTCGCCCTCCATCTCGGCGCCCGGGATTCCGCGGCGGGAGGAAGGGGCTGGGGCCTCGGTCTGTGGCTCATAGCTCTCGCGAACCTGCCCGACATCGACTTCCTCCCGGGATACTTCACAGGTCAGCCGAGCGCGTTTCACTGGAGTGCTACCCACAGTGTCGCGGCAGCGCTGATCGCCGGGCTGGCGGGCGGCGCGTTCCTCAGGCGCTGGACCGGATCGTTCTCTCGCGGTTTCGGGCTGGCGTTCGTGGCCTACGGCTCCCATATCGTCCTTGATCTGCTGCTCGGGCCGGGCGGCCCGCCGGCGGTCGGTTTGCAGGTGTTCTGGCCCTTCAGCATGGAGCGCCACATGCTGCCGTGGAATGTGTTCCAGATGATGCCGCTACCCGGTGACGACGGCGGTCCGATCAGAGCGCTGTTCAGCAGGCAGGCGGTCCCCGTGATCGTCCGGGAGGTCCTGATCCTCGGCCCGATCTGCCTGGCGGCGTGGGCAGTTGGCCGGGTCAGACACGGCATCACGACAGAACGCGATCGGACGGCTCTGCCGCATGCGTCAGGCAGGAACTGA
- a CDS encoding GMC oxidoreductase, producing MKPLVVVGSGASGVHFALTALERGRQVLMLDVGHERTPQPAPEASFTQLKDTLADPVEYLLGNRFEGVTFPGGAGEYYGIPPSKSFVFAGAGEADPHGDGFSPLFSFARGGLAEAWTAGVYPFNRDETADFPFDHADLHAAYGEVARRIGVTGTHDDLSRFMPEHDHQLEPLQLDRSSTKLLGRYERVRHRLNERLGCYMGRSRLATLTQERAGRKPCTYLGRCLFGCPHEALYTPSVTLAECLAHPGFRYVPGVFVTHFEYGGDGRIRTVVAAGADGSGPHAFPVDDLALAAGTLSSARIFLNSVYRETGEILRLPGLMDNRQVLVPFVNTAMLGVPYDPASYQYHLLGMGLEQDHPAEYVHCQITTLTTGMVHPVLQSMPCDMRTAAAVFRQVRSSLGVVNVNFHDTRRDDNFVTLEAREGKVRLALQYRPAADEPARIDRALRRLRKALRELRCMIPPGMEHVRPMGASVHYSGTFPMQTTGGALSTTPEGRSREFSNLLFVDGSTFPFLPAKNITFTLMANAVRIGRSL from the coding sequence ATGAAGCCTCTGGTGGTCGTCGGCTCAGGTGCCAGCGGGGTCCATTTCGCACTCACCGCGCTGGAGCGAGGGCGGCAGGTCCTGATGCTCGATGTCGGACACGAGCGGACGCCACAGCCCGCGCCGGAGGCGAGCTTCACCCAGCTCAAAGACACGCTCGCCGACCCGGTGGAGTATCTGCTGGGGAATCGATTCGAAGGCGTCACGTTCCCCGGTGGGGCGGGCGAGTACTACGGAATACCTCCGAGCAAGTCGTTCGTGTTCGCGGGCGCGGGTGAGGCGGACCCGCACGGCGACGGCTTCTCCCCGCTCTTCTCGTTCGCCCGCGGCGGACTTGCGGAAGCGTGGACTGCCGGAGTCTATCCTTTCAACCGCGATGAGACGGCAGACTTTCCGTTCGACCACGCGGACCTGCATGCCGCCTACGGCGAGGTGGCGCGCAGGATCGGTGTTACGGGTACGCACGACGACCTGTCCCGTTTCATGCCGGAGCACGACCATCAGCTGGAGCCGCTCCAGCTCGATCGTTCATCGACGAAGCTGCTCGGCCGCTATGAGCGCGTGCGGCACCGGCTGAACGAGCGACTCGGCTGCTACATGGGTCGGTCCCGGCTGGCGACGCTCACGCAGGAGCGGGCGGGGCGTAAACCCTGTACGTACCTCGGGCGCTGCCTGTTCGGCTGCCCACATGAGGCTCTCTATACGCCGTCCGTCACGCTTGCCGAATGCCTCGCTCACCCCGGATTCCGCTACGTGCCGGGGGTATTCGTGACACACTTCGAGTACGGGGGCGATGGCCGGATTCGAACGGTGGTCGCCGCGGGTGCGGATGGATCGGGGCCACACGCGTTTCCCGTCGACGATCTCGCGCTGGCGGCGGGCACGCTTTCGAGCGCCCGCATCTTCCTGAATTCCGTCTATCGTGAGACTGGCGAGATCCTGCGGTTGCCTGGTCTCATGGATAATCGCCAGGTGCTCGTGCCCTTCGTCAACACGGCCATGCTCGGCGTCCCGTACGATCCCGCAAGCTACCAGTACCACCTGCTTGGCATGGGTCTCGAACAGGATCACCCGGCCGAGTACGTCCATTGTCAGATAACGACGCTGACGACCGGCATGGTGCATCCGGTACTCCAGAGTATGCCGTGCGATATGCGCACGGCCGCCGCCGTCTTTCGCCAGGTCCGCTCTTCGCTCGGCGTCGTCAACGTCAATTTCCACGATACCCGCCGCGACGACAACTTCGTCACTCTGGAGGCCCGCGAGGGGAAGGTTCGGCTGGCACTTCAATACCGGCCCGCTGCGGATGAGCCCGCACGGATCGATCGTGCGCTGCGCCGCCTCCGAAAGGCCCTGCGCGAGCTCCGTTGCATGATCCCGCCGGGAATGGAGCACGTCCGGCCCATGGGGGCCAGCGTGCACTATTCGGGTACGTTCCCCATGCAGACGACGGGCGGTGCCCTCTCGACCACGCCTGAGGGCCGCAGTCGTGAGTTCAGCAACCTGCTGTTTGTCGACGGCTCGACGTTCCCCTTTCTGCCCGCGAAGAACATTACGTTTACGCTGATGGCCAATGCGGTCCGGATCGGCCGCTCGCTATAG
- a CDS encoding methyltransferase domain-containing protein: MRLAGIDLVCPACGGGLASRGSRGDDGVAADIADDGEISCTACGRTYPMVLGIPDLRLWSDPYISMDEDRAKARMLAERCAGLGFAESLEVYYSITTAVPPFQARRFVRALLAADGRSRDWLDNMDARSEPYNGDLLDVGCGTAPLLVAAAPRFARVCGVDVAMRWLIMARKRLDEAGVAAPLVCACAEALPFPRESFACVTADSTLEHLRDQSAGSREIHRVLCAGGRVYVATPNRRSLGPDPHTGLPAGGWLPDSLTAAYVRRKGGIPPLRRLLTERALRSLLAGAGFERITVEPYRVSAVQRASFGPATRAAIDAYMVVRKLPGGSGVLRAIGPLLNATAYKPAHRLPVSPPVVE, encoded by the coding sequence ATGCGCCTCGCGGGCATCGATCTCGTATGTCCGGCGTGCGGTGGCGGGCTGGCCTCCCGGGGATCGCGCGGCGACGACGGCGTCGCGGCGGACATCGCGGATGACGGCGAGATCAGCTGCACGGCATGCGGCCGCACCTACCCCATGGTCCTCGGCATCCCTGATCTGCGGCTCTGGTCAGACCCCTACATCAGCATGGACGAGGACCGCGCGAAGGCGCGCATGCTGGCCGAGCGCTGTGCGGGACTCGGATTCGCCGAGTCGCTCGAGGTCTACTACAGCATCACCACGGCTGTGCCGCCGTTCCAGGCCAGACGCTTCGTGCGAGCGCTGCTCGCGGCGGACGGGCGTTCAAGAGATTGGCTGGACAACATGGATGCGCGTTCCGAACCGTACAATGGCGACTTGCTCGACGTCGGGTGCGGGACCGCCCCATTACTCGTGGCAGCCGCTCCACGCTTCGCGCGGGTTTGCGGGGTGGACGTCGCCATGCGCTGGCTCATCATGGCTCGAAAGCGACTCGACGAGGCTGGAGTCGCGGCCCCGCTCGTGTGCGCGTGCGCGGAGGCGCTCCCGTTCCCCCGCGAGTCGTTTGCCTGCGTCACGGCTGACAGTACGCTCGAACATCTGCGCGATCAATCGGCGGGGAGTCGCGAGATCCACAGGGTTCTGTGCGCGGGCGGACGCGTGTACGTCGCAACCCCGAACCGGCGAAGCCTCGGTCCGGACCCGCACACCGGCCTGCCGGCCGGTGGCTGGTTGCCCGATTCCCTCACTGCGGCGTACGTCCGACGTAAAGGCGGGATACCGCCGCTACGGCGGTTGCTCACGGAACGCGCCCTCCGCAGTCTGCTCGCAGGGGCGGGATTCGAGCGGATCACCGTCGAACCGTACCGCGTGTCTGCCGTCCAGCGTGCGTCATTCGGCCCGGCTACCAGAGCGGCAATCGATGCCTACATGGTGGTCAGGAAGCTGCCGGGTGGATCCGGCGTTCTCCGAGCCATCGGCCCACTCCTGAATGCCACGGCGTACAAACCAGCGCACCGTCTTCCGGTCAGTCCTCCGGTCGTCGAGTAA
- a CDS encoding Gfo/Idh/MocA family oxidoreductase: MQTSRRFPAGLRFGLIGAGDIGQVRAAAVAESGSHRLVAVSDKDVERGAGLAARHDAEHCPDWTRLLERDDIDAVIVSTPPALHEDMCVRALAAGKHVLCEKPLARSPEECRRMLGAAERAGRVLATGFNYRFYPSFALARELLASGAIGDLSHIRSYGGYSATSHNQPWVHDADVVGGGALHDIGIHLIDLTRDYLGDVTEVVRCDSGSVWNFPGCEDNGFLLMRSAAGRVATLHASWTEWGRYQFIVELIGTRGSIRASCFPMRVEMISARETGGKTRRRVWRFPGIFVGEHLHSYRWVVRKSFVAELDAFGRAVAGETSAVASGLDGLRAIEIARGVVHPDGVSPQGQMAVAGERH; this comes from the coding sequence ATGCAGACGTCTAGGAGATTCCCGGCTGGCCTGCGCTTCGGACTGATCGGCGCGGGCGACATCGGGCAGGTTCGTGCTGCCGCGGTGGCGGAAAGCGGGTCGCACCGTCTGGTCGCTGTCAGCGACAAGGATGTCGAACGGGGCGCCGGGCTCGCCGCGCGGCACGATGCCGAACATTGCCCGGACTGGACCCGTCTGCTGGAACGGGACGATATCGATGCTGTAATCGTCTCGACCCCGCCCGCACTTCATGAAGATATGTGCGTTCGTGCGCTCGCCGCGGGAAAGCACGTGCTGTGCGAGAAGCCGCTCGCGCGCAGTCCGGAAGAGTGTCGCCGCATGCTGGGTGCAGCGGAGCGCGCCGGTCGCGTGCTGGCGACCGGCTTCAACTATCGGTTCTATCCCTCCTTCGCTCTTGCGCGCGAGCTCCTCGCGAGTGGCGCGATTGGTGACCTGAGTCACATTCGCAGCTATGGGGGCTATTCCGCCACGAGTCACAACCAGCCGTGGGTGCATGACGCCGACGTCGTCGGGGGCGGCGCGCTGCATGATATCGGCATCCATCTGATCGACCTGACGCGTGACTACCTGGGTGACGTGACCGAGGTCGTCCGCTGCGACAGTGGCAGCGTCTGGAATTTCCCCGGCTGCGAGGACAACGGGTTCCTGCTCATGCGCTCGGCGGCGGGCCGAGTTGCGACACTGCACGCCAGCTGGACGGAATGGGGACGCTATCAGTTTATCGTGGAGCTGATTGGCACTCGAGGCTCGATTCGAGCCTCGTGCTTTCCCATGCGCGTCGAAATGATTTCGGCCCGGGAGACAGGTGGGAAAACGCGTCGACGGGTCTGGCGATTTCCGGGCATATTCGTGGGCGAGCACCTCCATTCATACCGCTGGGTGGTTCGCAAGAGCTTCGTTGCCGAGCTTGACGCGTTTGGCAGAGCGGTGGCCGGCGAAACATCGGCTGTGGCGAGTGGCCTCGACGGCTTGCGCGCCATCGAGATCGCGCGCGGCGTGGTCCACCCGGACGGGGTCTCGCCGCAGGGACAGATGGCTGTCGCCGGGGAGCGTCATTGA
- a CDS encoding NAD-dependent epimerase/dehydratase family protein, whose amino-acid sequence MTAALCVTGATGFIGRALVRTLQSKEHRLVLLQRTPATHPSEADSRTSIVYGDVLDTSSYRAALDGVDTVVHLAATTGQAPRELYHRVNVEGTARLLEASTRAGVRNFLFVSSIAVRFRDAPHYHYAASKREAEELVRRSGLRYAIVRPTIVLGPGSPIGQRFLSLARLPVTPIFGSGSVRVQPIDVRDAAGLIGALIDRNRFEAETLEMGGPEILTLEELLRRLRALVRASPAHILHLPLVPIRAALGLAERISPLLTPITAGQLAAFANDSVAEPHPFVQDHAASFRTTDEMLTGLITNE is encoded by the coding sequence ATGACGGCTGCGTTGTGTGTGACCGGCGCGACCGGATTCATTGGCCGCGCCCTCGTCAGGACGCTTCAGTCGAAGGAACATCGGCTCGTCCTGCTGCAGCGGACGCCAGCCACCCATCCATCGGAGGCGGACTCCCGCACGAGCATCGTGTATGGAGATGTGCTGGACACGTCCTCCTACCGCGCGGCGCTCGACGGCGTTGACACGGTAGTCCATCTTGCGGCCACCACCGGTCAGGCACCTCGTGAGCTTTACCACCGCGTCAATGTAGAGGGTACGGCGCGTCTGCTCGAAGCGAGTACCCGTGCCGGCGTGCGGAATTTCCTGTTCGTCAGCTCCATCGCGGTCCGCTTTCGCGATGCCCCTCATTATCACTACGCCGCAAGCAAGCGGGAGGCAGAGGAGCTGGTTCGGCGGAGCGGCCTCCGCTACGCGATCGTGCGGCCGACGATCGTGCTGGGGCCGGGCTCCCCCATCGGACAACGCTTCCTCAGCCTTGCACGTCTACCGGTAACGCCCATCTTCGGGAGCGGATCCGTGCGCGTGCAACCCATCGACGTGCGCGATGCCGCAGGCCTCATTGGCGCGCTCATTGACCGGAATCGATTCGAGGCCGAGACGCTGGAGATGGGTGGCCCGGAGATCCTCACTCTCGAGGAGCTGCTCAGGCGGCTACGCGCGCTGGTGCGCGCGTCTCCGGCGCACATACTGCACCTGCCGCTTGTCCCGATCAGAGCGGCCCTCGGCCTGGCGGAGCGGATTTCACCATTGCTCACGCCCATTACGGCCGGACAGCTGGCGGCGTTCGCAAACGACAGTGTGGCGGAGCCGCATCCGTTCGTCCAGGACCATGCAGCGTCCTTCAGGACGACCGATGAGATGCTGACCGGGCTGATCACGAATGAGTGA